In Colletotrichum destructivum chromosome 1, complete sequence, the sequence ACTAGCAAAGCGTGTGTGTTCATGAGACGAAGACGTGGCGTGGCCGTGACGGTCTTTCATCATCGCCGCAGCTCAACTTCTGCAGACCGGCCCAAAGTTACGATAGAAACATTCTATTGCTGTGGATTTCATGAGATAGACAGTGTCGCGATTTTCCTTTCGAATAACGATCCCGAGTCTCTCCCATACCACTGCTTCGTGACGCCAGCACGACCTCCTAGCCCATCGGCTCTGAATTCTTGCTCGCACGTCTagagctcgacgccgacggcaccacAGTGTCGGACCGGCACGAGATGGTCTCCGCCATCGACATCTTGCGCGGCTTCTCCGGGAACACCTGCGAGTTGGGCCGCGTGCGGCTCACCGACGACCCGATGTTGGACGTCACCGTTGTCGTCAGCTGCGTGACCTTGGACGGAATCATCTTCAGAAGCTGCCACGCATTGGGCATGCAcgccacgacgacgcccacgcccagCTCGACGTAGGCCCAGAGGACAACGGCGACAGAATCGGCTGCGAATCGTGTCAGTATTGAGTCTTGCAGGCAATAGCGAAGCGAACTCTATGCGCTCACCGGTGACGTTCAGAGACGTTGCAAAGTCGCTCATGGTCCGGATTCGCAAGATGCTTACGACGGTGAGGCTGTCGGTGGACGTTTAGTTCTAGAGCCACGACTTCACAGCGCACCAGAACTGCGCGGAGCACTATTGACTCACAAGACACCGACTTGGAACATGGCAATCACGCCAATCTTCTTCCTCCGGTCCATCTGCAGCTTGTAGATCTGCGTGACCGGCAGCGCGAGCATGCACACGTCGAGCACGATGTTGAGCGCGACGTGGCTGAGGCCGATCTTGTTCAGGTCGAGGCACTTCCCCTCGTGCTGCCCGTCCCAGCCCGTCCAGAAGTGCGAGAAGGGGCGGCACTGGGCGAAGCAGAGGATCACGAAGGAGAGGCAGACGAGCATGTTGAGGATCTGCATCAGCCAGAGGACCCGGCGGAAGCGTCGCTCGGGGAAGAtgcggaggaagaagaacaggATCGAGGCTTTGATgacggccaggccgacgaggtaGAAGAATTCGAGAACGAAGAGGAGCTACACGCTGCCCGTTAGCATCCCGAGAAGCCCCTAAAACGCAAAATCATGGAAAGCACACCTTGAGAAAGTGAGTAATCTCATCGGGGAGTAACGTCCAGATATCTTTTCcaaggccggcctcggcaactGTGTTGGCAACATGTCAGCAATCAAAAGCACCGCCGTTGATCTTTTATGCCGCTCACAGTAGAATGACTCGACGTATAAGCCCACGATTATGACCTTTTCCAACCTCTGTTAGCTCACGACACGACGCATTGCGTGACACTCCGTGAGGCTCAACCTACATATGCCACGACGGCAACAGTGTCGTCCGCGCCCCAAGTCGACAGTTTCGCGACCTTTGTCGTGAGCCTCATCACCATAAAGATACTCGCACAAACAGTCACGACTCCGCTGACCCAGCGGATCTTGGTCATGTCGTCGGTGTAGGCGAACCCGCAACGCGACCAGGTCCCGTTTGTGGCAACTGTCGGAGTGCCACCGTCAGCAAAAAACAGTCCCTTTTTTCTCGAGGAAAACAACTCAAATCTCTAACCCACCCAGGGTCTCTTTGATGGTGCATAGCGACCGTACGCAGGGCTCGACAGTCGCACTGAATTTCTTGTCGGCGCAGAGACAGGCTTGGTCAATTGGCGAGCAGTTCGTTTCGGGAAGCGCTTCCAACATGCAGTTGACCTGTGATGAGTGGTTGTTAGTAAACCATGAACCTATAGATGCCCCCTCTTCGACGTGAGGAATCCTACGGCGCAGTTTGGGATCCCCTCCAGGCCCAGCTGCAGAGCAGCCGACACGAGACCAAGATGACTCCATAGGAAGAAGCCAAGCACCCGAGTGGCCAGCATCTTGGTCCTCTGTGACGGTGGTGTTGTGAGAGAGCGCCTGACGCGGCACTTGAGCAAAGGTACTTTTCGTCTGTGTCGCAGTGAAACGGGTTGACAAACCTGCACGAGGGGAAGGTCATCGTGCAAGACCAAGTGACAGCAGCACTGCGCTGACTGAAGTATACTGCTGGGCCACGGCCGACGGAAACAGAGAACCATGGCGGAGCAGTGGCCAGACTGCTTGGTCTCACCGTGTCTCACTCTAGCATATCACACCGACCAGACTTCCCCTCCCGATGCGCTGGAGCTGAGgcagggggagggagggccaCTGCCAGCACTCCCAGGAACTTGGCTCGACGCGGCTAGCGGCTCTTCTGCTTTTTATGTCTCTAACTGAAGCCGATCGTCAGTTTATTGAAAGGACCGCATTAGGACGAGGCATGTCTCTGGCGTCGTGAGTAAAGGGATGCCGTGGCGGTTATATGCCATGCGGAGGACACGCTGATAAGCAAAAAGACACCCAGTACCCGTCGGGAAACTGGTTCAAAGTAGCCCAGCATGCAACTGTAGCGGATTTGCAACGATGTCATCAGAGGAAACCCAGGTCGAATGGCCGACAGCGGGCGGCACGGCATGCTGAGAGATTGCGAGTTCTCATTCTACTGGCTTGGCGGCATTGAACcactttctttttttttgctttttccCGAGTGGTAGACAGCCAACGGCAGAAAACGGTGGTATCaaagggagggaaggaaaaaaaaaaaggggggggggggggggggtgggttgATTCAGTGTTTGGAACCTGGAGTCGTCCGGAATGCGTATGCGGTGAATCACTGTCAGCCCCGCCATCATGGATGGATGTGTTCCCCCCCCACGAAACCCCGAATGCGACCAAGAGTGAACGATTTCCACAGGAAGGCTGATCGGAACCGGCAGCGTTGCTGCCAGTGACAGCCCACGCTTGATCTCGATGATGAAAGCGGTTGATTGGGCTTGTTCTAGAAGCTCTGGTGGTTCGAGTCTCGACTTTTGCTGTAAACGCTCGCTCgccctttttttctctcccccctaCTTTACTATTCTTGGGTCCGGCAGTGGGATTCAAGAATCTGTCGTCAAATCAGCCACCGTCCAACGCTCGGCGTCCCTGACTGATGTCAGAGAATTCATATACCTAGTATCACGCGTTCAAAAAATATTGCTCGAATCACAAGACTGGACATTCTTATTCTACCACCTCTATAGATGGATAAACTAAATATTTCCGGAAGGGAATTCCACTTCGCGCTAACACCAAAAGGCGGCACAGAAACCAAGCAGCGCGATGTCAAGCACGTTTTCCATTCGAGCCGTAACACCACTTCAAAAACCGGGCAGTACTACTCTGCAGGCCTTGGCCTCCGGCTCGACCACGGCAAGGTTGGCCATCTCCATGCTCTCCGGGGTCGTCGAAGGAGCCAACCTTGCACCCTTAAAGGTCCGGAAGAACATGGCCGCCCCGAAGCGCAGCTCCATGTATGCGAGATGCCTCCCGATACACCCGCGGGATCCTGCGCCGAACGGCGTAAAAGCGGCCTTCGCAGTCGCGGACCGCGCAACCGGACCGTCTGGGAGCCAGCGCGTGTGGTCGAACCTGTTTTAGGCCCCAGTCGTTAGCTCATGAGGGCGTGTTCGTCGTGGCCTTTTCGGTGCACTACTATTTTACTTACGTTTCCGGGTCGTCGAATATCGTCGGGTCTCTGTGCAGAGTCCAGGCCTGGGTCGCaaccacggcgccggcgggtaCGAAGCGTCCTCCGAGCTCCACGCCCCCGTCCGGAACAACCCGAGGGAGCGGGGTCGGCGCGGCTCCATGGAGCCGGAGAGTCTCCTCGATGACGGCAGTGAGAACGGGGAGAGCCTCCAGCGACGCATCCGTCAGAGGCTCCTCCACGGCGGCAAGTTCCCGCTCGAGGCTTTCTCTTAGCTCGTCCCTCGACAGGACGGCCCATACGAGGTACGTGAGGGTGTTGGATGTCGTGTCCGTGCCGCCAACCAtgaacgccgccgcctcgacgcaGATTTCGAGGTCGCTGAGgcccttctcgtcctccccgGCTTGCTCCATCACCTTGGAGAAGAGGCTGGTGTTCGCCTCGCTCGAGTTCTTGCTGTTCTCGACGGCGATTCGGCCTTTATCGAGTATGGGTTCATGGGCATGGAATATCCACAGACCGCCCACGACCGGCAGTCGTTTGCCTATGGCGTACAGCGTGGGGAAAGACATGGCTGAGAAGACGGCGGTGTTGGCGGACTTTAGGTGGCCAAACCAGGGATCTTCCTGTACCGTGTCAGCTGGCACGGGAAACAGTTCAAGCGAGCGCGCTCTTCGATACCTCTCCGGTCTTGAGGCCGTCAAAAGACTCCCCAAACATCAGCCGTGAGATGGTGTCGGAGGTCATGAGCATCCACCACTTCATTATGTCGACCTCCCCGCCCTCGGCTGCTGCCTCCCTCTGCATGCCTCTGATCGTGTCCGCAATCTTGTCCCGGACGATGTCTTCCCAGTCGGTCCGAAGGGATGTCGTCGTGAAGCCCCTCGCCAGCAGCTTCCTCCGTTGCGCGTGGTCTTCCTTGTCCGTCATGGCGAAGAGCCCATAGGGCGGCTCCCCGGGCCCTGCTGGCGCGAAAAAGTGGTACGTGTCCGACTTCAGGAAGTTGCTCCCGACTTTGTGGATCTTCTTGAAGGCCTCGAGGTCCGAGACGAAGATCTGATTGGGGGATACCCTGACAAAGGGGCCATAAGTCTCGTGAAGTCGGTGGTAGTACTGAGCTTGGCGGCGGGATAGCGTGGCGATCGTGCCTGGGAGGCCGGTAAATTTGGCGTACCATGGACCGGGGAATCCGTTGAGAGGGGAGAGCAAAAGAGTAATCAGCCTGCCCAGGAGATAGACTGCAGCAGCTGTAAGAAATAGGGTTGCTAGATTGAGACCCATAGTGACTGACTTGGTGTAGATGCCGAGGTCTGATGAACAAGACATGTTACTCGTTCAActcgacatcgccggcgaTATTTATACCTCGAACTCAACTCAAGCTATCTCGGGACTCGGGGAGTTTCCCAAGTGCGTCCCGCAACTGTTGGAATCCCGAAAGGGCGAAATCGGTACATTCCGAACTGGACTCCTGCCAATTGGTACGGTACGCGTATGCCGTGGTTGTGGTGCACCTCCGCCCTCCGACGTTCCTCCGCCATTTCTCCGCCTGTTTTTGTTGGTACCGGTTGATCGCCACTTCAACGGCGTTTCGTAGAAACATTAATGTGGTCCTACGACTCTTGTATGCTGTTGAGCTGTTTACCATATTCGTGCGAGGTTATCGGATGTTGGTTCACAAAGCATATGTAGCGGTCAATGATACGATCAACATTGTCGTGAACATTGTTGTGAACAAAGTCCAGACCATCCACCCATGCCTCATGAATTATTACTGATCTAAGGTCCTCGATCATAGTAAAGAAGTCGATGGTCAGCCTGGCTCTACCCCAAAGCAACTAGGCTGGAACAGTTATCGTCCTATCAGTCTGGACTGGTAGTTACCAATTTCCGTGCACCCCGGGGCACCTTCAATGAAGGTTAACGGACCCTACGCGGTCTCAACGTACAAGCAGAATTTCCGATTATTCAGCGACCAAACCGACAGTTAAGCTGTTTCTAGTCCGAGGGCGTCTCACTCTTTTACTTGTGAATCATGTTGCCGTACGCCTGAAATATTTGCTCTCTTGGCCGGAGGGACCTCGACAGCAAAAGAGTACCACCCAGTAaggcggcggctgcttgACAAACCCTGTTGATATTCTCGCAATTTTGCAGACACAGCGGCACTAATTCTTTGCAACTGAATAACGTGTAGAATTTTGATGCCGAGAACTTGTGGAAGAAATATGCCATTTGAGAGAGCTAGCATCTAACCTTTCCCCTCGTGATCATGCTTTCGGGCCCCacgcctcctccagcagctccttGAACGATCTTAGCTTGATATCCGGTAAGTCCTTCGTGATGGGGTGCTCCGGCTTGATGTCGAACAATCCATCATTGAACATGAGCCCGAAGTGGGAAAAGGTGCCTTGCAGCTGCTCCTTCGGCCAAAAAGGATACGAGACCACGTGCCCGGGCAGCTCCGTGATCCTTCC encodes:
- a CDS encoding Putative extracellular membrane protein, CFEM, coding for MLATRVLGFFLWSHLGLVSAALQLGLEGIPNCAVNCMLEALPETNCSPIDQACLCADKKFSATVEPCVRSLCTIKETLVATNGTWSRCGFAYTDDMTKIRWVSGVVTVCASIFMVMRLTTKVAKLSTWGADDTVAVVAYVIIVGLYVESFYFAEAGLGKDIWTLLPDEITHFLKLLFVLEFFYLVGLAVIKASILFFFLRIFPERRFRRVLWLMQILNMLVCLSFVILCFAQCRPFSHFWTGWDGQHEGKCLDLNKIGLSHVALNIVLDVCMLALPVTQIYKLQMDRRKKIGVIAMFQVGVFLTVVSILRIRTMSDFATSLNVTADSVAVVLWAYVELGVGVVVACMPNAWQLLKMIPSKVTQLTTTVTSNIGSSVSRTRPNSQVFPEKPRKMSMAETISCRSDTVVPSASSSRRASKNSEPMG
- a CDS encoding Putative cytochrome P450, producing the protein MSCSSDLGIYTKSVTMGLNLATLFLTAAAVYLLGRLITLLLSPLNGFPGPWYAKFTGLPGTIATLSRRQAQYYHRLHETYGPFVRVSPNQIFVSDLEAFKKIHKVGSNFLKSDTYHFFAPAGPGEPPYGLFAMTDKEDHAQRRKLLARGFTTTSLRTDWEDIVRDKIADTIRGMQREAAAEGGEVDIMKWWMLMTSDTISRLMFGESFDGLKTGEEDPWFGHLKSANTAVFSAMSFPTLYAIGKRLPVVGGLWIFHAHEPILDKGRIAVENSKNSSEANTSLFSKVMEQAGEDEKGLSDLEICVEAAAFMVGGTDTTSNTLTYLVWAVLSRDELRESLERELAAVEEPLTDASLEALPVLTAVIEETLRLHGAAPTPLPRVVPDGGVELGGRFVPAGAVVATQAWTLHRDPTIFDDPETFDHTRWLPDGPVARSATAKAAFTPFGAGSRGCIGRHLAYMELRFGAAMFFRTFKGARLAPSTTPESMEMANLAVVEPEAKACRVVLPGF